A single region of the Lates calcarifer isolate ASB-BC8 linkage group LG16_LG22, TLL_Latcal_v3, whole genome shotgun sequence genome encodes:
- the dhx32b gene encoding LOW QUALITY PROTEIN: putative pre-mRNA-splicing factor ATP-dependent RNA helicase DHX32 (The sequence of the model RefSeq protein was modified relative to this genomic sequence to represent the inferred CDS: inserted 1 base in 1 codon; deleted 3 bases in 3 codons), with amino-acid sequence MTTLGWPPSEPFIWLHLQRRSVRXSNSLLKSLEVSKLQSCGSVNEVQTGQTGSSLMMAQDVTSLTGEDYFEGKSPLCSDAEASSQGDKEYDDILELNQFDGLPYSSRFYKLLKERKELPVWKAKCEFMDTLAKGQFVIVSGSAKTGRSSQIPQWCAEFCLSAQFQHGMVVCTQIHAQQAVDLALRVADEMDVNIGHEVGYSIPLETCCTNDTVLRYCTDDMLLREMMSDPLLERYAVVIVDQAHQRTVATDILQGLLKDVALQRLELRVILLTATAEPGPKQLAHFAGSAVVPLIHLESPGAGEAVYSSTGEGYFCSALRLVLEIHHSEEEGDVVVFLVTMQEIDLAHDILCRERYSLPRDLGELLPVAVHPGQPGTLPDLGEEETSRTRRVFLTSSPNEDFFWAISTINFVIDAGLEKRYVYNPRIRTNSAIIQPISKGQAESRKQLAGPTGRCFCLYPEDRQLPAETRPHIVESDITSTVLFLKRMEIAGLGHCDFIDRPDPGGLMQALEELDYLAALDNDGNLSEMGIIMSEFPVEPQMAKTLLASCEFDCVSEVVIIAAMLTAPTCFMVPSVDLKPEATQCHMKFQHPEGDHFTLINIYKAFKQCQQDPHCNVEKWCQDLYLNHASLLMADALRTELTDTLKRIELPISVPAFGSRSNTFNIKRALLAGFFMQVARDVDGSGNYFIMTHKHVAQIHPLSGYGAKSPKLGLPEWVLFHEHSFSEDNCLRTVTHITPEEFIQMAPQYFFYNLPASESKDILQNILNHGASHYQEEKPPASQEEPQEDQTSDRCVIQ; translated from the exons ATGACAACACTGGGCTGGCCGCCTAGTGAGCCTTTCATTTGGCTTCACTTGCAGAGGCGGTCTGTGC TGTCCAACAGTTTACTGAAGAGCCTGGAGGTTTCCAAACTTCAGTCCTGCGGATCTGTAAATGAAGTTCAAACCGGACAGACTGGGAGCTCACTCATGATGGCGCAGGATGTTACCAGTTTAACTGGAGAGGACTATTTTGAGGGGAAATCACCCCTTTGTTCAGATGCAGAGGCTTCAAGTCAGGGGGACAAAGaatatgatgacattttggAGCTTAATCAGTTTGATGGACTGCCTTATTCCTCC AGATTTTACAAActactgaaagaaagaaaagagctgCCAGTGTGGAAAGCAAAATGTGAATTCATGGACACTTTGGCCAAAGGACAGTTTGTCATTGTCAGCGGCTCTGCTAAAACCGGGAGGAGTTCTCAA atTCCCCAGTGGTGTGCTGAATTCTGCCTGTCAGCCCAGTTCCAGCATGGCATGGTGGTTTGTACCCAGATTCACGCGCAGCAGGCCGTAGATCTCGCCTTGAGAGTGGCTGACGAGATGGACGTCAACATCGGGCACGAAGTTGGGTACAGCATCCCTTTGGAAACGTGCTGCACCAATGACACAGTCCTCCG GTACTGTACAGATGACATGCTGCTGAGAGAGATGATGTCAGACCCTTTGCTCGAGCGCTACGCCGTGGTAATCGTGGACCAGGCCCACCAGAGGACCGTGGCCACAGACATCCTCCAGGGTCTGCTGAAGGATGTGGCCCTGCAGAGGCTGGAGCTCCGCGTGATCCTCCTCACCGCCACAGCAGAGCCCGGCCCCAAGCAGCTGGCCCACTTTGCCGGGTCAGCTGTGGTGCCTCTGATTCACCTGGAGAGCCCCGGCGCTGGGGAGGCGGTGTACAGCAGCACAGGCGAAGGCTACTTCTGCTCCGCCCTCCGTCTGGTGCTGGAGATCCACCACTCTGAAGAAGAGGGAGATGTGGTTGTGTTTCTGGTGACaatgcag GAGATAGATCTGGCCCACGACATCCTGTGTCGTGAGAGGTACAGTTTGCCTCGTGACCTGGGTGAGCTCCTGCCTGTTGCTGTGCACCCTGGCCAGCCTGGGACTCTACCAGACCTAGGGGAAGAGGAGACAAGCCGGACCCGCAGAGTGTTCCTCACATCCAGCCCAAACGAGGACTTCTTCTGGGCCATTAGCACAATAAACTTTGTCATTGATGCCGGGCTTGAGAAGAGATAT GTTTACAACCCCAGGATCAGAACAAACTCGGCCATCATTCAGCCAATCAGCAAGGGTCAGGCCGAA AGTCGCAAACAGCTGGCAGGTCCGACAG GCCGGTGTTTTTGTCTGTACCCAGAGGACAGACAGCTTCCTGCTGAGACACGACCTCACATCGTGGAGTCTGACATCACCTCCACTGTGCTCTTCTTGAAGAGGATGGAGATCGCTGGGCTGGGCCACTGCGACTTCATCGACAGGCCAG ATCCTGGAGGCCTGATGCAGGCTTTA GAGGAGCTGGACTACCTGGCAGCTCTGGATAATGACGGCAACCTGTCTGAGATGGGCATCATCATGTCCGAGTTCCCCGTAGAGCCCCAGATGGCTAAGACGCTGCTCGCCTCCTGCGAGTTCGACTGCGTCAGCGAGGTGGTCATCATCGCTGCCATGCTGACAG caccaACCTGCTTCATGGTTCCCTCTGTGGACCTGAAGCCAGAGGCCACCCAGTGCCACATGAAGTTCCAGCACCCAGAGGGAGACCACTTCACCCTTATCAATATCTACAAGGCCTTTAAACAGTGCCAGCAGGATCCAC ACTGTAATGTGGAGAAGTGGTGTCAGGATCTGTACCTGAACCACGCCTCTCTGCTGATGGCTGACGCCCTTCGTACCGAGCTCACCGACACCCTGAAAAGGATCGAGCTGCCCATCTCGGTGCCCGCCTTCGGTTCCCGAAGCAACACTTTCAACATTAAGAGAGCCCTGCTGGCAGGTTTCTTCATGCAG GTGGCGCGGGATGTGGATGGATCAGGGAACTACTTCATTATGACCCATAAGCATGTGGCACAGATCCATCCTCTGTCTGGCTACGGAGCCAAGAGCCCCAAGCTGGGCCTGCCAGAATGGGTGCTGTTCCACGAGCACTCCTTCTCCGAGGACAACTGCCTCCGCACCGTCACCCACATAACGCCCGAGGA GTTCATTCAGATGGCACCACAGTATTTCTTCTACAATCTGCCGGCAAGCGAGAGCAAAGACATCCTCCAGAACATTTTGAACCATGGAGCTTCTCATTACCAAGAGGAGAAACCTCCAGCATCGCAGGAAGAACCCCAAGAAGATCAGACCAGTGACCGCTGTGTCATACAGTGA